The Populus nigra chromosome 4, ddPopNigr1.1, whole genome shotgun sequence genome contains the following window.
GAAGCTGTGGTGGAGGCAGTAGAGAGGGCGGCTAAAGGCTTGCCGTTTGAGGTTGTCTACTATCCGAGGGCAGGGTGGTATTCAGATTTTGTGGTGAGGGCTGAAGTGGTGGAAGCTGCACTATGTGTGTTTTGGACTGCTGGGATGAGAGTGAAGATAGCTGTGGAGACTGAGGATTCCTCCAGAATGACTTGGTTTCAGGGGACTGTTTCGGGTACTGGTTTGCCTGACTGTGGTGCATGGCATGGCTCTCCTTGGCGCATGCTTCAGGTATGTATGTTAATAACGTGTTTGCTGATTTacatttttgtttggtttatagAGTGATTTGTTCATTGTTTTATACAGTTTATGGTCATGTGAAAATAAGTGATTTGGGAGGATAATGGGGTCTTTTGCTTTTGAGCTAGGAAGCATAAATACATTCGTTTCAAACGATCTTAAATCATTTTTGTGGCTTGCTTATGCCCTTAAACAATACCTGCTAGTTTTGattttgagcaaaaaaattatgatgaaatgCTAAGGGCTAATCTCCCCTGCtgtgatttttttgtgaatgaTGCCTGTAGTGTATGTTAAACAATAAGAATAGATGTAAATGATGCCAGAGAAAATGAAGAGCAGTTGGCTGTCAATGAAATGGAGCAATTTATTCTAATCGGATATTAGGTCTCCCCTGCtgtgatttttttgtgaatgaTGCCTGTAGTGTATGTTAAACAATAAGAATAGATGTAAATGATGCCAGAGAAAATGAAGAGCAGTTGGCTGTCAATGAAATGGAGCAATTTATTCTAATCGGATATTAGGGTTGTGCTTGAAATAGTCGTGTTCTTTTTACAGTTtcctattttttgaattttatatgtaAGCTGTTTCCTGTGACTTTGGTGCTTGGATGCAATTGTGATTTGGGTACTGAATATTTAGGGCACTGAATAGCTTGCTGCAACTAAGCTAGTGTACTGTAtaccttgtttttctttgttcttcatCCTACCCAAGGCTACATTACTTGTCTTGAAGCTATATGTCATGAAACATGATTAAGGTTTTCTTCGATTACTTGCAAAGGAGTACCACCTAAAGTCTTAAGAACTCTGTTACTATTTAAGTTAGAATTTCACTGCGGCACTTGTTAGGGACTTCTGGTTTGTTCCGCGAGTCATTTTCCCTTTCCTAGGGTCATTTTCACAATCTCTGcaatttgattttgaaggtCGTCTAATTTTAACCAGGTCTTTCTCTCTTCGTAAGTGTTTAACAGTTTTAGGTCAAGTAGTGAGCTCCACTAGCGATTATCTGTTAATGATTCTGTTATATAGTTGCAGTTATACAAGTTTCCTTCACAGTCACAACACCAAACTTTTGATCCTTTTACCATATTTGCTGCCATTTCAACCTTTTTCTCTCTTGCATAGATTACTTGGGATGAGCCAGAAGTTCTGCAGAATGTAAAGAGAGTGAGCCCTTGGCAAGTGGAATTTGTTGCAACCACACTGCCACTTCAAGACGCATCCCCCCCAATGAAGAAATTGAGATATCCTAATGATTCTGGGTTCATGACAAATGGAGAACTTTTCTTTCCGATGTCAGACCGAACTAATTCAAGAACGGGGCACATGAATGCTTCAATGTTGAATTATAGTACTTTTCCTGCTGGCATGCAGGGAGCCAGGCAAGATCCTTTTTCCACATTCAGTTTATCCAACTTAATAAGTGAAAATGCTTCTCAGGTGTTTGGTGACAAGGTCTTTGGAAACAACTTGGTAcccaaaatgaaaagaatgccCAGTGAGATGAACATTGGCAGTTTGCAGTCTGGGGACTTATCACCTGAGAGCCAGAGTAGTGCACATTCTTTTGGCAAAGACTTCACTGGAAACAGGAGCTTCAACCCCAAAAAGGTTGGAATTAGCTCTATTCAGTTATTTGGTAAGATCATTCACATGAATCAGCCGGTTGAAAATGGTTTTGATAGTGTTGGCTTCATGGACAACAGCAGTAAAGGTTGCAATGAAACTGAGGGTGTTAATGCACTTGAACTTTCACTGACTTCCTCCTATACAGAACTACTTAACAGGATTGATGTCCAATGCCAAAGCGCTTCGGCTGTTGAGGCATGTTCTGCATGAACAAATAGTTCTGTAATGCCATGCTAATAAATAGCTGTGCAGGTATGTTGTCTGTGATTGAACACCACAAACtctattattttatacttgCGTGAAATATTACTGCTTTAAATTTGATGGTGCAAATTGGATGGTTGCTTACTAATAATTAATTTCCTATAATATGGTTACTGCCATGCAATCACAACTAATTGAAGCCTTATCCCAAATGCTCTTCATTTAGTTTTGATGTCATTACATGGTTGCCATGTTTCTCTTCACATGTCATGCTTCCCAGGGGTTTTGTATACGTGCATTAATACTAGTACATTGTTTTGTTTTCGTTCATGTATCATGCTCCCCTTCCGTGCCTGTCGTCTTGTTCTAGATTTAGAGAGTGTGGGTTCAGTGTCTGAGCAATTCCCCGGTCTCCTTACACTTGTTCATATGTACATTGAATTATAGAGATCTAAAGTTCGTTACTTGCTTTAACTTCTTCGTAAACAaagcctgtttttttttttttataaataaactgCAGGGTTTTTCCCCCCATTAGAAGGTAAATATGATAGAGCATTGAGGAATAAATGGTTCTATCCTGATTTACTAGTTACAATCAGATCAGTTGAAATAAGCAGCACTTTGGCTCTCAGAAGCATAACATTGTACGCTATGCACTCTTTCATTTTGAGTCTTGATTTTCTAAGAGCTCAAGAGTCAGTCAAAAGCGTCTGAAGTACTAATTCTTTTCTAATAGTAAGTGCTGAAATAATTGTCAATTAAACGAGCAAGTTCATAGTTTTCTATGAATTGCTGGGTAGTAAAAGTGTCATGCTATGTGGTCAATAATTTAGAAGAATCTGTTGAAATTCAAAAGTTTGCGCTGCACATTCCGAAGGATTCCTTCCGATCTCGTTATTTTATCATGTCGGTGGAAATCAGATAAAGGAAATTCCTGTTTAACATATAAAGTTGTGCAAAGTATTTTACAAGGAAGAAGCAATTGTCTCTTGTACAaattctttattat
Protein-coding sequences here:
- the LOC133690629 gene encoding auxin response factor 17-like; this encodes MPPPQLTELSPVDPRFWRACAGSSVQIPAVNSRVYYFPQGHLEQSSSSTAPHPPFLSNLALSKPSIPCQISAVDFLADPVTDEVFTRLLLIPLDNPFSNLPLSFLELCRSEGEGANDVDDDERKILAFSKILTPSDANNGGGFSVPRFCADSIFPPLNYQAEPPVQTLTVADIHGVSWDFRHIYRGTPRRHLLTTGWSKFVNNKKLIAGDSVVFMRNLKGEMFIGVRRAVRFNNSARWREQISDSGGDGKVKVEEGFSRSWRGRLSQEAVVEAVERAAKGLPFEVVYYPRAGWYSDFVVRAEVVEAALCVFWTAGMRVKIAVETEDSSRMTWFQGTVSGTGLPDCGAWHGSPWRMLQITWDEPEVLQNVKRVSPWQVEFVATTLPLQDASPPMKKLRYPNDSGFMTNGELFFPMSDRTNSRTGHMNASMLNYSTFPAGMQGARQDPFSTFSLSNLISENASQVFGDKVFGNNLVPKMKRMPSEMNIGSLQSGDLSPESQSSAHSFGKDFTGNRSFNPKKVGISSIQLFGKIIHMNQPVENGFDSVGFMDNSSKGCNETEGVNALELSLTSSYTELLNRIDVQCQSASAVEACSA